The following are encoded in a window of Haloarcula halophila genomic DNA:
- a CDS encoding RNB domain-containing ribonuclease: MTTDDAQAAAGTAEGQGPVEIDEEMARHLENKREELFEKFGIPDEFPPEVLEEAKARTQDVDNEIREEIDDREDLREMTTWTTDPIDAQDFDDAISVEERDDEYVLWVHIADVTHYVNPDTAMWDEAVERGNTVYLPAYTVHMLPPVLAETVCSLVPNEERLAHTVEMHLDKENLGYENIEIYKSVIESDARLTYTEAERLLDDPDSAADLLEDQSVDLAEKTELVWELADRMHEQRKEDGSLVLNPARDRAHTIIEECMLKANKAVTHELMWDRGVEAMYRVHPQPSPDEWDEALVEIQELDGVSIPGSTWDDPRKAVNATLEQAPGRQLDKIQWAVMKVMPRAKYMNDPFGGHHALNFEIYGHFTSPIRRLSDLINHWIVYTNDVPEDLIALCDRASDRQKDAEQCEREYKNFLQEVGLDPSAVNNRGIEIVDGEDGSDGDGRDEE; the protein is encoded by the coding sequence ATGACTACCGACGACGCCCAGGCGGCGGCCGGCACCGCCGAAGGGCAGGGCCCCGTCGAGATCGACGAGGAGATGGCCCGACACTTAGAGAACAAACGCGAGGAACTGTTCGAGAAGTTCGGTATCCCCGACGAGTTCCCGCCGGAAGTCCTCGAAGAGGCGAAGGCACGGACCCAGGACGTCGACAACGAGATCCGCGAGGAGATCGACGACCGCGAGGACCTCCGGGAGATGACGACCTGGACGACCGACCCCATCGATGCCCAGGACTTCGACGACGCCATCTCCGTCGAGGAACGCGACGACGAGTACGTCCTCTGGGTCCACATCGCCGACGTGACCCACTACGTCAACCCCGACACCGCGATGTGGGACGAAGCTGTCGAGCGGGGCAACACCGTCTATCTCCCGGCCTACACAGTCCACATGCTGCCGCCGGTGCTGGCCGAGACCGTCTGCTCGCTGGTCCCCAACGAGGAACGGCTTGCTCACACCGTCGAGATGCACCTCGACAAGGAGAACTTGGGCTACGAGAACATCGAGATCTACAAGTCAGTCATCGAGAGCGACGCTCGCCTGACCTACACGGAGGCCGAGCGACTGCTGGACGATCCAGACAGCGCCGCGGACCTGCTGGAGGACCAGTCGGTCGACCTGGCCGAGAAGACCGAACTCGTCTGGGAACTGGCCGACCGGATGCACGAACAGCGCAAAGAAGACGGCTCGCTCGTGCTCAACCCGGCCCGGGACCGCGCCCACACCATCATCGAGGAGTGCATGCTCAAGGCCAACAAGGCCGTCACACACGAACTGATGTGGGACCGCGGGGTCGAGGCGATGTATCGGGTCCACCCCCAGCCCAGTCCCGACGAGTGGGACGAGGCGCTCGTCGAGATCCAGGAACTGGACGGCGTCTCGATCCCCGGCAGCACGTGGGACGACCCCCGGAAGGCAGTCAACGCGACGCTGGAGCAGGCCCCCGGACGCCAACTGGACAAGATCCAGTGGGCCGTGATGAAGGTGATGCCACGCGCGAAGTACATGAACGACCCCTTCGGCGGCCACCACGCGCTGAACTTCGAGATCTACGGCCACTTCACCTCGCCGATCCGGCGTCTCTCGGACCTCATCAACCACTGGATCGTCTACACCAACGACGTGCCCGAGGATCTGATCGCGCTGTGTGATCGGGCCAGCGACCGCCAGAAGGACGCCGAACAGTGCGAGCGGGAGTACAAGAACTTCCTCCAGGAGGTCGGTCTGGACCCCTCGGCGGTCAACAACCGCGGGATCGAAATCGTCGACGGCGAGGACGGGAGCGACGGAGACGGGCGCGACGAGGAGTAA
- a CDS encoding bacterio-opsin activator domain-containing protein — protein MRASQTLARSTLDTLPMNIAVLDEDGTILFTNRAWREFSGVEDEEIEGVNYFETTDVEADEYAQAAVDGIKSVIDGEEELFTLEYPCHTPEKQQWFLMRVAPLPQQEAGSVVIAHIDITQRKLAELAADRRSEQLDAQRQDLEHLLSRIDGLVHAVLDDVMSADSREEVERTICDRVETVESYQVAWIAGFDIRRETLEPTAGSPDATAGISIEADDPVATAARTREIQTVTGEFGDTHAGIAGMEAGSMAAVPLASGESLYGVLTVYADSIDVFDPRERAILGVIGQAASKAIDAIETSRVLTADNVTELELQIADEDVFFVGVAAELDCRMEYGGSVADEDETVMFFNVTTDDPSAVCALAADHPQVTAVTHVSSGDETSLFEFTVADPPVVSLLADRGAETTDIVVEPGRATFTATLSAETATRAVVEHVRDHHPNTELLSVQERDEPPTTRKAFLTSVEEDLTNRQLAALRKGYLGGFFEWPREVSGDELAASMDITPSTFHQHLRAGERKLLTAVFESR, from the coding sequence ATGAGGGCATCACAGACACTCGCGCGGTCGACGCTGGACACGCTGCCGATGAACATCGCGGTGTTGGACGAGGACGGGACGATCCTCTTTACCAACCGGGCCTGGCGGGAGTTCTCCGGGGTCGAAGACGAGGAGATCGAGGGGGTCAACTACTTCGAGACGACCGACGTCGAGGCCGACGAGTACGCACAGGCGGCCGTCGACGGGATCAAGTCGGTCATCGACGGGGAGGAAGAGCTGTTCACGCTGGAGTACCCCTGTCACACGCCCGAGAAACAGCAGTGGTTCCTCATGCGGGTCGCCCCGCTCCCACAACAGGAGGCCGGCAGCGTCGTCATCGCACACATCGACATCACACAGCGGAAGCTCGCGGAACTCGCGGCCGACCGCCGGAGCGAACAGCTCGATGCCCAGCGCCAGGACCTCGAACACCTCCTGTCGCGGATCGACGGCCTCGTCCACGCCGTCCTCGACGACGTGATGTCGGCCGACTCCCGTGAGGAAGTCGAGCGGACGATCTGTGACCGTGTCGAGACGGTCGAGTCCTACCAGGTGGCCTGGATCGCGGGCTTCGACATCCGGCGGGAGACGCTGGAACCGACGGCCGGATCGCCGGACGCGACTGCTGGGATCTCCATCGAGGCCGACGACCCGGTCGCGACTGCCGCTCGGACCCGGGAGATCCAGACGGTGACAGGGGAGTTCGGCGACACCCACGCAGGGATCGCCGGCATGGAAGCGGGATCGATGGCGGCTGTCCCGCTGGCTTCCGGCGAGTCGCTGTACGGGGTTCTGACAGTTTATGCCGACAGTATCGACGTGTTTGACCCCCGCGAGCGGGCCATCCTCGGTGTGATCGGGCAGGCGGCCTCGAAGGCGATCGACGCCATCGAGACCAGCCGGGTGTTGACTGCCGACAACGTCACCGAACTCGAACTCCAGATCGCCGACGAGGATGTCTTCTTCGTCGGCGTCGCGGCGGAACTGGACTGTCGGATGGAGTACGGCGGGAGTGTCGCCGACGAGGACGAGACGGTCATGTTCTTCAACGTCACCACGGACGACCCGTCGGCGGTCTGTGCCCTCGCCGCCGACCACCCGCAGGTCACTGCTGTGACCCACGTCTCCTCGGGTGACGAGACGTCGCTGTTCGAGTTTACCGTCGCCGATCCGCCGGTTGTCTCGCTGTTGGCCGACCGCGGTGCCGAGACGACGGACATCGTCGTCGAACCGGGCCGGGCGACGTTCACGGCGACGCTCTCGGCCGAGACAGCGACCCGTGCCGTCGTCGAGCACGTCCGGGACCACCACCCGAACACGGAGCTCCTCTCGGTCCAGGAGCGGGACGAACCGCCGACGACCAGAAAGGCGTTTCTCACGTCAGTCGAGGAGGACCTGACGAACCGGCAACTGGCCGCGCTCAGGAAGGGGTACCTCGGCGGGTTCTTCGAGTGGCCCCGTGAGGTCTCGGGAGACGAACTCGCGGCGTCGATGGATATCACGCCGTCGACGTTCCACCAGCATCTCCGTGCGGGCGAACGAAAGCTCCTGACAGCGGTGTTCGAGTCCCGGTAA
- a CDS encoding DUF7562 family protein: MFGSRTDRQTVTCIGCGESVARSDAREYDKHGNRWERHEKEFEFFCTDCFSDLCRQPREGLETTLDAAGAGETDRETFLERYRELSEERNVER, translated from the coding sequence ATGTTCGGGTCCCGGACCGACCGGCAGACGGTGACCTGCATCGGCTGTGGCGAGAGCGTCGCACGGTCGGACGCCCGCGAGTACGACAAGCACGGTAATCGGTGGGAGCGACACGAGAAAGAGTTCGAGTTCTTCTGTACCGACTGTTTCAGCGACCTCTGTCGACAGCCACGCGAGGGATTGGAGACGACACTCGATGCGGCCGGTGCCGGTGAGACCGATCGGGAGACCTTTCTGGAACGCTATCGGGAACTCTCCGAGGAACGCAACGTCGAGCGGTAG